In Candidatus Binatia bacterium, a genomic segment contains:
- a CDS encoding molybdopterin cofactor-binding domain-containing protein, translating to MEELTVVGKPVTRVDADEKVTGEAVYGYDLVLPNMLYGKVLFSPKAHARIKRIDTEKAKKYPGVVAVITGKDAPWIHGESIRDKPFLAQDKVRYIGEPVAAVAAVDEDTAQAAARLIEVEYEDLPVYVNPEDACKAGAVAIHENFASYRKMESITPGTQPNVCEHFKLRTGDVEKGFRESDLVLEERYTVPIIQHAAMEPHSAHAEVDPASGRVTIWVANDAPFRALHEISEALDLPKEKIRFINPLQGGGFGSKGGLKVEPIAVALAFHTNGRPVRVKFNREETFISTLTRHGAIVRVKSGVKKDGSLRAREMTLYWGGGAYAEKSPTVCIRGSLPAPGPYRIPHVKVDGYAVYTNAPVAGSYRGYGIPQGAWAVEQHTDELAKRLGIDPLAFRMKNVFVDGDLSYWGEQLHSVGLKETLTKAAEAIEWGQKGSRVEGSKGLRVGKGIACISKPTRTPTTSSAGVIVNARGEATVLAGTVEIGQGCNTILSQVAAEELKLPIEKVRMAPLDTDAIPFDASTTSSRSTYHMGNAVRGAAIDARDKLAEMAAPMLEAKKEEIAFADGKVFLKNHPEMALTVGEVVRRKLGAEGTVRGDASYTYQIAKDLDLETGHSDHASAFYMYATQAAEVAVDEETGRARLLRMSAAHDVGKAINPLNCVAQIEGGLAMGIGSALHEHLVVDENGKVRNPSFLDYHLVTSLDLPEMISIIVECAEPEGPYGAKGLGEPGLAPTPAAIGNAVADAIDVRVYDLPLSPERIYWAMQQKKKKTAA from the coding sequence ATGGAAGAGCTTACCGTCGTCGGAAAACCGGTCACGCGCGTGGACGCCGATGAAAAAGTCACCGGCGAAGCAGTCTACGGCTACGATCTCGTTTTGCCGAACATGCTTTACGGCAAAGTACTTTTCAGCCCCAAGGCGCACGCCAGAATCAAGCGCATCGATACGGAGAAGGCAAAAAAATATCCCGGCGTCGTCGCCGTGATCACCGGAAAAGACGCGCCGTGGATTCACGGCGAATCGATCCGCGACAAACCGTTCCTCGCGCAGGACAAAGTCCGCTACATCGGCGAGCCGGTCGCAGCGGTCGCCGCCGTCGATGAAGACACGGCGCAAGCCGCCGCGCGGCTCATTGAAGTCGAGTACGAGGATCTCCCCGTCTACGTAAATCCCGAAGACGCTTGTAAGGCCGGCGCCGTCGCGATTCACGAAAACTTCGCGAGCTATCGCAAGATGGAATCCATCACGCCCGGGACTCAGCCGAACGTCTGCGAGCACTTCAAGCTCAGGACCGGCGACGTCGAGAAAGGATTCCGCGAATCCGATCTCGTCCTCGAAGAGCGCTACACCGTGCCGATCATCCAGCACGCGGCGATGGAGCCGCACTCCGCTCACGCTGAGGTCGATCCCGCGAGCGGCCGAGTCACGATCTGGGTCGCCAACGACGCGCCGTTCCGTGCGCTGCACGAGATTTCCGAGGCGCTCGATCTTCCGAAAGAGAAAATTCGCTTCATCAATCCACTGCAGGGCGGCGGCTTCGGCTCCAAGGGCGGGCTCAAGGTCGAGCCGATCGCCGTGGCGCTCGCCTTTCATACGAATGGCCGGCCGGTGCGCGTAAAGTTCAACCGCGAGGAAACTTTCATCTCCACGCTCACGCGCCACGGCGCGATTGTCCGGGTGAAAAGCGGCGTAAAGAAAGACGGCTCGCTCCGCGCCCGCGAGATGACCCTCTACTGGGGCGGCGGCGCGTACGCCGAGAAGAGCCCGACGGTCTGCATCCGCGGGAGCCTCCCCGCGCCGGGGCCTTATCGCATCCCGCACGTGAAGGTGGACGGCTACGCTGTCTATACCAACGCGCCGGTCGCCGGCTCGTACCGCGGCTACGGCATCCCGCAGGGAGCATGGGCGGTCGAGCAGCACACCGACGAGCTGGCGAAGCGATTGGGAATCGACCCGCTCGCGTTCCGCATGAAAAATGTTTTCGTGGACGGCGACCTCTCGTATTGGGGAGAGCAACTCCACAGCGTCGGCCTCAAAGAGACTTTGACCAAAGCCGCCGAAGCGATCGAGTGGGGACAAAAGGGTTCAAGGGTTGAAGGATCGAAGGGTTTAAGGGTTGGGAAGGGAATCGCCTGCATCTCCAAGCCCACGCGCACGCCGACGACTTCCAGCGCCGGCGTGATCGTCAACGCCAGAGGCGAAGCGACCGTCCTCGCCGGAACGGTCGAGATCGGCCAGGGCTGCAATACGATCCTCTCTCAAGTCGCAGCGGAGGAGCTCAAGTTGCCGATCGAGAAAGTCCGCATGGCGCCGCTCGACACCGACGCGATCCCGTTCGATGCCTCGACGACTTCGAGCCGAAGCACGTACCACATGGGCAACGCGGTGCGCGGCGCGGCGATCGACGCGCGCGACAAGCTGGCCGAGATGGCCGCGCCGATGCTTGAAGCGAAGAAGGAAGAAATCGCCTTCGCCGACGGCAAGGTCTTTTTAAAGAACCATCCTGAGATGGCGCTCACGGTCGGCGAAGTCGTGCGCAGAAAACTCGGCGCGGAGGGAACCGTTCGCGGCGACGCCTCGTACACGTATCAGATCGCGAAGGACCTCGATCTCGAGACCGGCCACAGCGATCACGCGTCGGCATTTTATATGTACGCGACGCAGGCAGCGGAAGTCGCCGTGGACGAGGAGACCGGGCGCGCGCGCCTCCTGCGCATGTCGGCTGCGCACGACGTCGGCAAGGCGATCAACCCGCTCAACTGCGTGGCGCAGATCGAAGGCGGCCTCGCGATGGGCATCGGCTCGGCATTGCATGAGCACCTGGTCGTCGATGAGAACGGAAAAGTGCGCAACCCTTCGTTCCTCGACTACCATCTCGTCACCTCGCTCGATCTGCCGGAAATGATTTCGATCATCGTCGAATGCGCCGAGCCCGAAGGGCCTTACGGCGCGAAGGGCCTGGGCGAGCCGGGACTGGCACCGACGCCCGCGGCCATCGGCAACGCGGTCGCCGATGCGATCGACGTCCGAGTCTACGACCTGCCGCTGAGCCCGGAGCGGATTTACTGGGCGATGCAGCAGAAGAAGAAAAAAACAGCGGCGTGA